A single genomic interval of Spinacia oleracea cultivar Varoflay chromosome 6, BTI_SOV_V1, whole genome shotgun sequence harbors:
- the LOC110802761 gene encoding uncharacterized protein: MSDKSADVPLNVDSMIHVSPNSVRMPDFHRPRVKITQDDICDEIQFWESSVVCFVLGENPPSHVIEGFVRRIWGKMGVDKVAALGNGVHIVRFTTLENRDKVLNLGYQYFNKKPFIVKPWEKTMSINKDEIRSVPIWIQFPQLNFMYWGEKSLYKIAGMVGNPVKMDQATKRREKLQYARVLVEVCLSQELPETVEYENVDGEMVSQKVVYG, from the coding sequence ATGTCTGATAAATCAGCTGATGTGCCATTAAATGTTGATTCAATGATACATGTTAGTCCTAACTCAGTAAGGATGCCGGATTTTCATAGACCTAGAGTCAAAATTACACAGGATGATATATGTGATGAAATTCAATTTTGGGAATCATCTGTGGTCTGTTTTGTGTTGGGGGAAAATCCACCATCTCATGTAATTGAGGGTTTTGTTCGACGAATTTGGGGGAAAATGGGTGTAGACAAAGTAGCAGCTCTAGGTAATGGGGTTCATATTGTGCGATTTACTACTCTGGAGAACAGGGACAAGGTGCTCAATCTAGGGTAccaatattttaataagaagcCTTTCATTGTGAAACCATGGGAGAAAACAATGAGTATCAATAAGGATGAAATTCGATCTGTTCCCATTTGGATTCAATTCCCACAGTTGAACTTCATGTATTGGGGTGAGAAGAGCCTGTATAAAATTGCAGGGATGGTGGGGAATCCTGTGAAGATGGATCAAGCAACCAAGAGAAGAGAGAAGCTGCAATATGCCAGGGTCTTGGTGGAGGTGTGCCTATCACAGGAGTTACCAGAGACAGTGGAGTATGAGAATGTTGATGGAGAGATGGTTAGCCAGAAGGTGGTGTATGGATGA